A window from Triticum aestivum cultivar Chinese Spring chromosome 6D, IWGSC CS RefSeq v2.1, whole genome shotgun sequence encodes these proteins:
- the LOC123143567 gene encoding L-lactate dehydrogenase A yields MHKASSLSELGFDSGGASSGFFRPVADGCPPATPTSSAAPHRRLTKVSVIGAGNVGMAIAQTILTQNLADEIALVDALPDKLRGEALDLQHAAAFLPRVRIVSGTDPAVTKNSDLVIVTAGARQIPGETRLNLLQRNVALYRKIVPPVAEHSPEALLLVVSNPVDVLTYVAWRLSGFPASRVIGSGTNLDSSRFRFLIAEHLDVNAQDVQAYMVGEHGDSSVAIWSSISVGGMPAFKSLRDSHRNFDEAALEGIRRAVVGGAYEVIGLKGYTSWAIGYSVASLAASLLRDQRRVHPVSVLASGFHGISDGHEVFLSLPARLGRGGILGVAEMDLTEAEAAQLRRSAKTLWENCQLLDL; encoded by the exons ATGCACAAGGCGTCGTCGCTGTCGGAGCTGGGCTTCGACTCCGGCGGCGCGTCGTCGGGCTTCTTCCGGCCCGTGGCCGACGGCTGCCCGCCGGCCACCccgacctcctccgccgccccgcaccgccgccTCACCAAGGTCTCCGTCATCGGCGCCGGCAACGTGGGCATGGCCATCGCGCAGACCATCCTCACCCAGAACCTGGCCGACGAGATCGCGCTCGTCGACGCGCTCCCCGACAAGCTCCGCGGCGAGGCGCTCGACCTGCAgcacgccgccgccttcctcccgcgcGTCCGCATTGTCTCCGGCACCGACCCCGCCGTCACCAAGAACTCCGACCTCGTCATCGTCACGGCGGGGGCCAGGCAGATCCCCGGCGAGACCAGGCTCAACCTGCTGCAGCGGAACGTCGCCCTCTACCGCAAGATCGTGCCGCCCGTCGCCGAGCACTCCCCGGAGGCGCTGCTGCTCGTCGTCTCCAACCCCGTCGACGTGCTCACCTACGTCGCCTGGAGGCTCTCCGGCTTCCCCGCCAGCCGCGTCATCGGCTCCGGCACCAACCTCGACTCCTCCCGCTTTAGGTTCCTCATCGCCGAGCACCTCGACGTCAACGCGCAGGACGTGCAG GCATACATGGTGGGTGAGCACGGCGACAGCTCGGTGGCGATCTGGTCGAGCATCAGCGTGGGCGGGATGCCGGCGTTCAAGTCGCTGCGAGACAGCCACCGGAACTTCGACGAGGCGGCGCTGGAGGGGATCCGGCGCGCCGTGGTGGGCGGCGCCTACGAGGTGATCGGCCTCAAGGGGTACACCTCTTGGGCCATTGGCTACTCTGTCGCCAGCCTCGCTGCTTccctcctccgcgaccagcgccgcGTGCACCCTGTCTCTGTCCTTGCCTCGGGCTTCCATGGCATCTCAGACGGCCACGAGGTGTTCCTCAGCCTGCCCGCCCGCCTCGGCCGCGGCGGCATCCTCGGTGTCGCCGAGATGGACCTCAccgaggccgaggccgcgcagCTCCGCCGCTCGGCCAAGACGCTCTGGGAGAACTGCCAGCTCCTCGACCTCTGA